DNA sequence from the bacterium genome:
GTGGACCGCGACGCCTACCAGTACCTCAGCGCCTCGCTGCAGGGTTACCCCAATGCCGAGCAGTTGGCCGATCTCTTCGCCCAGGCCGGCTTCGACCATTGCACCTACGAGCTGCTGGCCGGCGGCGTGGCGGCCATTCACGTGGCCTCGGTCGCCGACCTGCCGGGAACGTGAGCCGCCCCCGCGGCGTTCTTGTCAGTATCCACAGCGCTACTCATGTGGTACTGATCTCTGCATGGATACAGCCCTTCGAACCGCATACCCCGGTGATACGCCGGGCATGGCGCACGTCTACCTGGCTGCCTTCCCCGACAGCATACGCCACTTCTTTGCGGATCGTCCGCCGCAGCCGCAGGCGGTCGCCGACCTGCTGCTCGTCCCCCTGCTGGCCGAGCCCGGGTGCGGCTGGGTGGCCGAGGCGCATGGCTCGGTCGTGGGCTACTGCCTGGCGCCCGCCCATGTCAGCAGGCTGCCGGGCGTCCTGTGGCGCGGCCACCTGTCGCGCATGTTGGGCCGTTGGCTGGCGGGGGCGTACGGGGTCGGCCTGCCGGCGGCCGCTCGGCTCGCGCGCAACTCGCTGACCCTCTCGCGCCGCGACCCCCACCATGTCGAGGCTCACATTCTGTCTCTGGCCGTCCACCCGGACTGGCAGGGACGCGGCCTGGGACGGGAGCTGCTGCAGCGCAGCCTCGAGAGCCTGGAGCGACGGGGCGCGCGGCGGGTGCGCCTGGAAGTCCGGCCGGACAATGCCGCGGCCATCCGCCTGTACGAGAAGCTCGGCTTCGTCGCGGTGGGCCACACCCACGACTCGCAGGGCGAGTGGTCCATCATGATCCGCGAGGGGGAGACATGACCGGGCGCTGGCGGTCCGTGTCGGGCGTTCCGCTCCGGCGGCTGCTGCTGCTGGCGGCAGGCGTGTGCCTGATCGTCTACCTGGCGCTCGTGGTGAAGGCCGTTCTCTGGCCGGTGCGCGGCGAGCTGCGCGACTTCCCCCTCCCCCGGCAGGGCGAGCCGCTGCTGGTCATTGCGCCCCACGAGGACGACGAGACCCTTGGGTGCGGAATCACGATACGCGATGCGGTCGCCCGCGGCGTGCCGGTATGGGTCTGTCTCCTGACCTGCGGCGAAGGCGAGGAGTTGGGCACCGCGTGGGTCGCCAAGCGCCCCCGGCCCTCGGCGGCCCAGTTCGTGCGCCTGGGGCAGATCCGCCAGCGGGAGAGCCTGCGCGCCCTGGCCAGCGTCGGCGTGCCCCAGGACCATGTCATCTTCCTGGGCTACCCCAACATGGGCCTGCGCTGGATGTGGTCGGCGCGCTACTGGAGTCCGCACAGCCTGTGGACAAGCCCGTTCACGAAGACCGACCATTCCCCCTTCGACAACAGCCTAACCCCGCAGGCCCCCTTCTGCGGGGCGTCGGCGCTGCGCGACGTCGAGGCGGTGATCGCCCGCGTTCGGCCGCGCTACCTCCTGGCAACCCACCCCGCGGACACGCACCCCGACCACTGGGCGACGTACTGCTTCACGCGGCTGGCGCTCGAGGAGCTGCGGGCACGCAGCGTCGAGACGTGGCCGCGTGAGTGCCGTCTGTTCACCTACCTCGTGCACCGGCGGGGCTGGCCGGCGCCCTGGGGCTACTATCCGGAGCTGCGCCTGGCGCCTCCGCGGGCGCTGGCGGACCTGCCGATCAACGAGTGGCACAGTCGAGACCTGACACGCGACGAGACGCGCGCCAAGAACCGCATGATCCTGACCTACCGCAGTCAGGCGGCGGCCTATGACCTGCTGCTGCGCGCCTTCGCCCGCCGCAATGAGCTGTTCGCAACCATCAACGACGACCCGCAGGGATTCCTGCCGACCTGGCTGCAAGCTGATACGAGCCTGGAGCCGAGCGGAGAGACGGAGTACCTGCGCCGGCATCACGATGCCGACCTCGTCGGCGTCGAGGTGTCGCCCGCAGGGACGGCGCCCTCTGTAGCAGTGCACACGGCGGCCCCGCTGGCTCACGCACAACTGGAGGTGTCCCTCACCAGGGCGACGCCCGGACAGGTGCGGTGCGCCATGGTGCAGTTCTCGCCCGGGTCCGCCCCGCGCGCCTGGACCGCCACCGATGGCGACGGGCCGCGTGTCGCCGACACTGAGGTCCACATCGAGACCTCCGGCACGACCACCACCGTGTTTGTCCCCGCGGCCTGGGTCGGCCCCGGCCGCCTCATGGTTGACGTGATGACCGTGTCCCGTAACCGCCCCCTGGACCGCGCCATCACGCGGACCGCCGGCGAGACCTCCTCCGCGGCGGAGCAGCCGCCCGCGCGGGTTCCCGGACGAAACAGTAGAGAGTGACGCCATGCCTGATCCCGATCCCGCCGTAGCCGCTGCCGCCGGCGCGCCCCCCGCGACCGCGACGGACGCGCCGCCCCAGCGGCCTCCGCGCATGATGGCTCTGGATGTCTTCCGCGGCCTGACCATCCTGGGCATGCTGCTGGTCAACAACATCGCCCTGGACACCGCCACACCGGCCCAGTTGGTCCACGCCGGGTGGAACGCCGGCCTGACGTTCGCCGACCTGGTGTTCCCCTGGTTCCTGCTGGCGGTGGGGGTGGCCATCCCGTACTCGGCGGCCTCGGCCCGCCGCCGCCACATGCCTATCTGGCAGTACGACCTGAAGGTGCTCAGCCGCGCCGCCACGCTGGTGCTGCTGGGCTGCCTGATCGACTCGAGCATCGTCCGCGCCCCGTACTTCGACCTGGGTGTGCTGCAACTGATCGGGCTGGCCTACCTCGTGGCGGCGCTGCTGTATGAGCTGCCGGCCCTCCGTCGCGGCCTGCTGGCGGCGATGCTGCTGTCGGCGTACTGGGCGATCATCCGCTTCCTGCCGATCCCCGGCGCGGGCACCGGCCTCCTGACGCCCCAGACCAACATCATCAACCACCTCAACCAGACGTACCTGGCGCCCTTCCATCTCAACGGCTTGCTGTCGGTCATCCCCACGGGCGCCCTGGTGCTCATCGGCACGGCCCTCGGTGACGTCTTGCGCGGCGACCGCCTGCCCTCCCGCAAGGTCGCCCTCGTGCTCGGGGCCGGGGCGGTACTGGCGCTGGTGGGGATCATCTGGAGCCACGACCTGCCCTTCAACAAGCCGTTGTGGACGACGTCATATGTCCTGTACAGCTCGGGGCTGGGCGCTCTCCTGCTCGGGTTCCTGTACCTGATCCTGGACGTCAATGGCTGGCGCGCGTGGGCCTTGCCCCTGGTCGTCCTGGGCATGAACGCGATCTTCGTCTACGTCGTGCCGATCCTGGTGAAGGTCTACATCCTGCAGGTATGGACCTGGAAGCTGGCCGATGGCAGCCACCTGCCGCTCGGGGTCGCGTTCATGCACTACTGGTTCGAGGCGGCAGGTCGCATTGGCGGCGGCTGGGGGTATACTCTCTCATACATCGCCTTCTGGTGGCTGGTAGCGGCGTGGCTATACCGCAAGAAGATATTCCTGCGCGTGTGAGGTGCCATGATGCGAACGAGCGTGATGTGGGCTGTGTGTGTCGTGGTGGCATGTGTGTGGGGCGGGTGCAAGGAACCGGCTGTGTCAGCGCCGACGGAAGGCGCGCCCGCCGCCGGAGGCGCGGCCACCGCCGACGAGTACTGGGTCAACGCCCTGCACGAGGTGTATGTCAGCCCGGCGGAGCTGCAGGCTCAACATGAGACAGAGCGACGCCGCAACGTCCATCTGAACAAGATCATGCACGGCGACCGCGCCAGGCCGCAGATCGCCCTGACCTTCGACGACGGGCCACATCCTGACTGCACGCCGGGGATCCTCAAGGCGCTGGCCGACGCCCGCGCCCATGCCACCTTCTTCGTGGTCGGCGAGAAGGCAGAGCAGAACCCGGGCCTGGTCAAGGC
Encoded proteins:
- a CDS encoding GNAT family N-acetyltransferase → MAHVYLAAFPDSIRHFFADRPPQPQAVADLLLVPLLAEPGCGWVAEAHGSVVGYCLAPAHVSRLPGVLWRGHLSRMLGRWLAGAYGVGLPAAARLARNSLTLSRRDPHHVEAHILSLAVHPDWQGRGLGRELLQRSLESLERRGARRVRLEVRPDNAAAIRLYEKLGFVAVGHTHDSQGEWSIMIREGET
- a CDS encoding PIG-L family deacetylase, translating into MTGRWRSVSGVPLRRLLLLAAGVCLIVYLALVVKAVLWPVRGELRDFPLPRQGEPLLVIAPHEDDETLGCGITIRDAVARGVPVWVCLLTCGEGEELGTAWVAKRPRPSAAQFVRLGQIRQRESLRALASVGVPQDHVIFLGYPNMGLRWMWSARYWSPHSLWTSPFTKTDHSPFDNSLTPQAPFCGASALRDVEAVIARVRPRYLLATHPADTHPDHWATYCFTRLALEELRARSVETWPRECRLFTYLVHRRGWPAPWGYYPELRLAPPRALADLPINEWHSRDLTRDETRAKNRMILTYRSQAAAYDLLLRAFARRNELFATINDDPQGFLPTWLQADTSLEPSGETEYLRRHHDADLVGVEVSPAGTAPSVAVHTAAPLAHAQLEVSLTRATPGQVRCAMVQFSPGSAPRAWTATDGDGPRVADTEVHIETSGTTTTVFVPAAWVGPGRLMVDVMTVSRNRPLDRAITRTAGETSSAAEQPPARVPGRNSRE
- a CDS encoding heparan-alpha-glucosaminide N-acetyltransferase domain-containing protein, with translation MPDPDPAVAAAAGAPPATATDAPPQRPPRMMALDVFRGLTILGMLLVNNIALDTATPAQLVHAGWNAGLTFADLVFPWFLLAVGVAIPYSAASARRRHMPIWQYDLKVLSRAATLVLLGCLIDSSIVRAPYFDLGVLQLIGLAYLVAALLYELPALRRGLLAAMLLSAYWAIIRFLPIPGAGTGLLTPQTNIINHLNQTYLAPFHLNGLLSVIPTGALVLIGTALGDVLRGDRLPSRKVALVLGAGAVLALVGIIWSHDLPFNKPLWTTSYVLYSSGLGALLLGFLYLILDVNGWRAWALPLVVLGMNAIFVYVVPILVKVYILQVWTWKLADGSHLPLGVAFMHYWFEAAGRIGGGWGYTLSYIAFWWLVAAWLYRKKIFLRV